From the Leptolyngbya sp. CCY15150 genome, the window TTCGTAGGGCGTGCAGATCGTTGGTAGTTCATATCCAGCATCAAGGCTAATCTGGAGCAACTTTTTCTGAATTTGAGCATTCGCGATATGCCTACAGTTCCAGGTTAACAGATAGTCCAATCCATAAACGGTTGCTGCTGCAATGTGAAGAGCATCATCTGAGGCTTTGGGTGGGAGATTGCTGTTACTCAAAAACTGCACGGCCAAATCTTGAACAGCTTGATTGATTTCGAGCAAGGGGAAGTCACGGAGGATTTTGAGGCGGCGACTGGCCATCTCGCCATCTCCTCGTGCTACCTCATCTAAAACCACTTGAGAAATATAGAGCATAAACTGAGAGCGACGACCATCCCACCATTGCCGAGTCGTCTCCATGTTAGCCATCAAAATCAGGTTATTACTGGATCTAGCAGTCAGATAACCGATGATACTCGTCTCAACATAGATGGTTTCGCTCATGTGGGATTCAAAAATCGGGCGTTGCTGAATAGTAGTACAATCCTGCAAAATTTTGCATGGAATTTCAAGTCTTTCAGCTAGAGGCTTGTCTCCTGATTCAGCAATGCTGTTGGTCTTGGTTCACGATCAAAAACACCCGAGGGTCTGGATATAGCGATCGCCCCCCAACGTCACCCCCACCAGTTGAAGTAGATCTGCTGGTCGGGTGAGCGATCGCCCCCCATCACAACCGACAAACGTTCGACAGTGGGTGTGCATGAACGTCGTTAGCGTATGTCTTGCGAAAGCCCTTGTAGTTTTATAATTGAAGCATGCAAAAGCTCACGATCACCCGACCTGATGACTGGCATCTCCATCTACGCGACGGCGCGGCATTGAAAGCAGTTCTGCCGCATACGGTGCGTCAGTTTGCTCGCGCCATTATCATGCCAAATTTAAAGCCTCCCGTACGCTCGGTCGCTGATGCAGCAGCCTACCGCGATCGCATCCTTGCAGCCGTTCCAGAGGGGCAACAGTTTGAGCCCCTGATGACCCTTTACCTCACCGACAACACCAGCCCCGAAGACATCATCGCGGCGAAAGCCTCTCAGTTCGTCAAAGCAGTCAAGTACTATCCAGCCGGGGCAACGACCAATTCAGACCTAGGGGTGACGGACATTCGCAAGTGCGATCGCGTCTTTGAAGCGATGCAGCAGGTAGACCTGCCCTTACTCCTGCACGGCGAAGTGACCGATCACGGCGTAGATATGTTCGATCGCGAGAAGGTATTTATCGAGCGACATTTGATCCCGCTCAAGCAACGATTTCCCAACCTGCGCATCGTTTTTGAACACATTACCACCTCCGATGCGGTGCAGTATGTCTTATCTGCCAACAATATTGCTGCAACCATTACGCCCCAACATCTGTTATTCAACCGCAATAGCCTGTTTCAGGGTGGTATTTCCCCCCATTTTTATTGCCTGCCCATTTTAAAGCGAGAGGAGCATCGATCCGCTCTCTTGCAAGCAGCAACCTCCGGTAATCCTAAGTTTTTCCTGGGCACCGACAGCGCCCCCCATACTCGGGATAGTAAAGAAAGTTCCTGCGGCTGTGCAGGTTGTTATTCAGCTCTCCATGCAATGGAGTTGTATACAGAAGCATTTGAGAGTGTTGATGCCCTTGATAAACTTGAAGCGTTCGCTAGCTTTTATGGGCCAGATTTTTATCAACTTCCACGCAATACTGAACAGATTACGTTGACCAAAACGACTTGGCGTGTCCCCAATGAAGTGCCATTTACGGAATCTGCCCTTGTACCCTTGCGGGCAGGTCAAGATATGACGTGGCAACTGGCTTGATCCCAGCAGCATCGCAAAACGAACTGTTTTAGCGCAGGCTAACGATGACGTTATGCGGCGGCAAACAAGCTCGAACTCCCATGTGCTGTCACCATGAAACTGTCAGAGGAGCTATCGCCTTTGGGAATGTGCTGAAGTATTGTAGCGATCGCCCTCACTGCTTTTAGGCATCAATATCAATGTTTTCATAGAGATCCATGATTTGGATTTGAGCTTCAAATACAGGTAAAGATAATATAGTAGCTGGATCATCGTATTCTGATAGCAACCATTGATGGGCAGCCGTTTTAACGTAGTGTTCTACGTGGATCTTGTACTGATCAATCAGAAGATATTCACGGAAGCTTTCAACGGTACGGTAAGCAGAAAACTTCTCGCCGTGATCGTAATCTTGGGTTGATTTGGATAGCACTTCGGCAATGAAGCAGGGATTTGTCACGGTATCGGTACGCCCAGGCTGAAGCTGTAAGGGTTTTTCGACTACCACGACATCTGGGTAGGTATAAAGATTGCTATCGGGAATCCACAGCCGTTGATCAGCTCCGAAGATCCGGTAGGGCTTGCCTCGTAATGCAGATTTGAGTAGGGCGGCGAGATTAATGGCTAATTCGTTGTGGTCAGGGGTGCCGCCGGTCATGAGTCGAATTTCTCCGTTCACATATTCATGACGTCCTTCCGAAGCAACTTCAAGTTCTAGGTATTCGTCACGGGTGTACGTTCGTTGTTCAAGAGCCGGTGTCATAGCATTGAATCTCTCGGGTGCTTAACAGTACTAGCGCTGACTAAGGCAAGGCGATCGCTTGCGGATAATGTGACAGCTTCTTCCTTTACGTCTTGCTGTAACATAGACACCTCTTAGAGTCGGATCGTTTTGGTTCTATTAGAAATAATTATAGCCTTGGCGATTAGGGTGATGGTGGAGTCTAAGAAAACCTGAGTGTGGGTTTGGCTAGAGCTGGATGTAGAGAGTGGTGAAGGTATGGGAGAGGCGATCGCTCCTGGGAATTTGCTGACGTGTTGGGGGCGATCGCTTCTAGGGATTTACTGCCAGTATGGCACACAGACGCTTGGTGGGCGTAGATGTTGCTTTCTACACGCTATCGAGGGGTGGGGAAGAAGGGCGGTCAAGGGCTTGTGTAGCGACTAGCTAGACCTTTGCAACCCGACTGTTTAGCCACCGCTGAAGCGATGTTTGGCTTTCTCCTGATGGTTGACCAAGGATCAGGTTTTTGATGCTAATGTCTTCGTCAAGCTGATTCCAGTGGATTCCGTTGCCGCCAGCAATGAGGCGATAGTCATTACGTTCCTCGATTGCACCATGCAAGAGGCGAGGATACCATGCTAGCGGGACAGATATGGTACGTCCATCAGATAAATCTACAGAAAGGGTGTCATCTGTAATCGTAACGTGCTGAATTGTTGGCATCTCAGACAGTTCAATCGTTAAAGAAGTCATTCCAGCCTACTAGCAATTGCTCTTGATGTTCTTCAACCAGGTTTTGAATGCGCTTGATTTCTGTGCGACTAAACTCTCTCGCTCTAGGAAAAAAGCAAGGTGCTGTAGCGATCGCTCTCGGGAATGTGTTGAAGTATTG encodes:
- a CDS encoding type II toxin-antitoxin system VapC family toxin produces the protein MSETIYVETSIIGYLTARSSNNLILMANMETTRQWWDGRRSQFMLYISQVVLDEVARGDGEMASRRLKILRDFPLLEINQAVQDLAVQFLSNSNLPPKASDDALHIAAATVYGLDYLLTWNCRHIANAQIQKKLLQISLDAGYELPTICTPYELMGE
- the pyrC gene encoding dihydroorotase yields the protein MQKLTITRPDDWHLHLRDGAALKAVLPHTVRQFARAIIMPNLKPPVRSVADAAAYRDRILAAVPEGQQFEPLMTLYLTDNTSPEDIIAAKASQFVKAVKYYPAGATTNSDLGVTDIRKCDRVFEAMQQVDLPLLLHGEVTDHGVDMFDREKVFIERHLIPLKQRFPNLRIVFEHITTSDAVQYVLSANNIAATITPQHLLFNRNSLFQGGISPHFYCLPILKREEHRSALLQAATSGNPKFFLGTDSAPHTRDSKESSCGCAGCYSALHAMELYTEAFESVDALDKLEAFASFYGPDFYQLPRNTEQITLTKTTWRVPNEVPFTESALVPLRAGQDMTWQLA
- a CDS encoding Uma2 family endonuclease; its protein translation is MTPALEQRTYTRDEYLELEVASEGRHEYVNGEIRLMTGGTPDHNELAINLAALLKSALRGKPYRIFGADQRLWIPDSNLYTYPDVVVVEKPLQLQPGRTDTVTNPCFIAEVLSKSTQDYDHGEKFSAYRTVESFREYLLIDQYKIHVEHYVKTAAHQWLLSEYDDPATILSLPVFEAQIQIMDLYENIDIDA
- a CDS encoding DUF2442 domain-containing protein, which gives rise to MTSLTIELSEMPTIQHVTITDDTLSVDLSDGRTISVPLAWYPRLLHGAIEERNDYRLIAGGNGIHWNQLDEDISIKNLILGQPSGESQTSLQRWLNSRVAKV